A portion of the Symphalangus syndactylus isolate Jambi chromosome 13, NHGRI_mSymSyn1-v2.1_pri, whole genome shotgun sequence genome contains these proteins:
- the TSSK6 gene encoding testis-specific serine/threonine-protein kinase 6, with protein MSGDKLLSELGYKLGRTIGEGSYSKVKVATSKKYKGTVAIKVVDRRRAPPDFVNKFLPRELSILRGVRHPHIVHVFEFIEVCNGKLYIVMEAAATDLLQAVQRNGHIPAVQARDLFAQIAGAVRYLHDHHLVHRDLKCENVLLSPDERRVKLTDFGFGRQAHGYPDLSTTYCGSAAYASPEVLLGIPYDPKKYDVWSMGVVLYVMVTGCMPFDDSDIAGLPRRQKRGVLYPEGLELSERCKALIAELLQFSPSARPSAGQVARNCWLRAGDSA; from the coding sequence ATGTCGGGAGACAAACTTCTGAGCGAACTCGGTTATAAGCTGGGCCGCACAATTGGAGAGGGCAGCTACTCCAAGGTGAAGGTGGCCACATCCAAGAAGTACAAGGGTACCGTGGCCATCAAGGTGGTGGACCGGCGGCGAGCGCCCCCGGACTTCGTCAACAAGTTCCTGCCGCGAGAGCTGTCCATCCTGCGGGGCGTGCGACACCCGCACATCGTGCACGTCTTCGAGTTCATCGAGGTGTGCAACGGGAAACTGTACATCGTGATGGAAGCGGCCGCCACCGACCTGCTGCAAGCCGTGCAGCGCAACGGGCACATCCCCGCAGTTCAGGCGCGCGACCTCTTTGCGCAGATCGCCGGCGCTGTGCGCTACCTGCACGATCACCACCTGGTGCACCGCGACCTCAAGTGCGAAAACGTGCTGCTGAGCCCGGACGAGCGCCGCGTCAAGCTCACTGACTTCGGCTTCGGCCGCCAGGCCCATGGCTACCCAGACCTGAGCACCACCTACTGCGGCTCAGCCGCCTACGCGTCACCCGAGGTGCTCCTGGGCATCCCCTACGACCCCAAGAAGTACGATGTGTGGAGCATGGGCGTCGTGCTCTACGTCATGGTCACCGGGTGCATGCCCTTCGACGACTCAGACATCGCCGGCCTGCCCCGGCGCCAGAAGCGCGGCGTGCTCTACCCCGAAGGCCTCGAGCTCTCCGAGCGCTGCAAGGCCCTGATCGCCGAGCTGCTGCAGTTCAGCCCGTCCGCCAGGCCCTCCGCGGGCCAGGTAGCGCGCAACTGCTGGCTGCGCGCCGGGGACTCCGCCTAG